A single region of the Pontibacter kalidii genome encodes:
- a CDS encoding four helix bundle protein: protein MHNFKELRVWKESMELAKLVYTISAKFPADEKYGLKSQVNRAVVSVASNIAEGAGRGSNKEFAQFLKVALGSAFEVETQMILADVFGFVGGEDNKKLMQQVSDVQKMLNGLINKL, encoded by the coding sequence ATGCACAATTTCAAAGAACTGAGAGTCTGGAAGGAGTCGATGGAGCTGGCAAAGCTGGTCTATACTATATCAGCCAAGTTTCCTGCTGACGAGAAATATGGCTTGAAGTCTCAGGTGAATCGTGCCGTTGTGTCTGTGGCATCAAACATTGCTGAAGGTGCTGGCAGAGGCTCGAACAAAGAATTTGCCCAGTTTCTGAAAGTAGCATTAGGGTCAGCTTTTGAAGTGGAAACGCAAATGATCTTAGCAGATGTCTTTGGATTTGTAGGAGGAGAAGATAATAAAAAGCTTATGCAACAGGTATCGGACGTGCAGAAGATGCTGAATGGCCTTATTAACAAGTTATAA